One Streptomyces sp. NBC_00454 genomic region harbors:
- a CDS encoding NUDIX domain-containing protein, producing MERVDDQDRVLGVVVSRRRAVQEGWLHRVAVTVCRDERGRILVHRRSEQVSRFPGLYEVEVGGAANVGESYEQAAARELTEELGIRALPRLLFTFLNHSGLSPHWLGVHEVVVSDADAVVPDPDEVAWHSWLTELELRSALLEWCFTPDSHEAVSRYLTFRTAQS from the coding sequence GTGGAGCGTGTCGACGATCAAGATCGTGTGCTGGGGGTGGTGGTCAGTCGCCGGCGGGCCGTCCAGGAGGGTTGGCTGCACCGGGTCGCCGTGACGGTGTGTCGTGATGAGCGTGGACGGATCCTCGTCCACCGACGGTCGGAGCAGGTATCGCGCTTCCCCGGGCTCTATGAGGTCGAGGTCGGTGGCGCCGCTAATGTCGGCGAGTCCTATGAACAGGCCGCCGCGAGGGAGTTGACCGAAGAGCTGGGCATTCGTGCGCTGCCGCGCCTGCTGTTCACGTTCCTCAACCACAGCGGCTTGAGCCCTCACTGGCTCGGCGTGCACGAAGTCGTGGTGTCGGATGCAGATGCCGTGGTCCCCGATCCCGATGAGGTCGCCTGGCACAGCTGGCTGACCGAGCTGGAGCTGCGGTCGGCCCTGCTGGAGTGGTGCTTCACCCCAGACAGTCACGAGGCCGTCAGCCGGTATCTCACGTTCCGGACCGCGCAATCCTGA